The following coding sequences lie in one Manis pentadactyla isolate mManPen7 chromosome 19, mManPen7.hap1, whole genome shotgun sequence genomic window:
- the CLK2 gene encoding dual specificity protein kinase CLK2 isoform X1, protein MPHPRRYHSSERGSRGSYHEHYRSRKHKRRRSRSWSSSSDRTRRRGREDSYHVRSRSSYDDRSSDRRAYDRRYCGSYRHNGCSRDRGEAYYDTDYRHSYEYHRENSSYRSQRSSRRKHRRRRRRSRTFSRSSSQHSSRRAKSVEDDAEGHLIYHVGDWLQERYEIVSTLGEGTFGRVVQCVDHRRGGARVALKIIKNVEKYKEAARLEINVLEKINEKDPDNKNLCVQMFDWFDYHGHMCISFELLGLSTFDFLKDNNYLPYPIHQVRHMAFQLCQAVKFLHDNKLTHTDLKPENILFVNSDYELTYNLEKKRDERSVKSTAVRVVDFGSATFDHEHHSTIVSTRHYRAPEVILELGWSQPCDVWSIGCIIFEYYVGFTLFQTHDNREHLAMMERILGPIPSRMIRKTRKQKYFYRGRLDWDDNTSAGRYVRENCKPLRRYLTSEAEEHHQLFDLIESMLEYEPAKRLTLGEALQHLFFSRLRAEPPNTKLWDSSRDISR, encoded by the exons aTGCCTCATCCTCGAAGGTACCATTCCTCAGAGCGAGGCAGCCGGGGGAGTTACCACGAACACTATCGGAGCCGAAAGCATAAGAGACGAAGAAGCCGCTCCTGGTCAAGTAGCAGTGACCGGACAAGGCGGCGCGGGCGGGAAGACAGCTACCACGTCCGTTCCCGGAG CAGCTATGATGATCGTTCATCGGACCGGCGGGCGTATGACCGGCGATACTGTGGCAGCTACAGGCACAACGGCTGTAGCCGGGACCGGGGAGAAGCCTATTATGATACAGACTACCGGCATTCCTATGAGTATCATCGGGAAAACAGCAGTTACCGCAGCCAGCGCAGCAGCCGTAGGAAGCACAGGCGGCGGAGGCGGCGCAGCCGGACATTCAGCCGTTCATCTTCG CAACACAGCAGCCGGAGAGCCAAGAGTGTAGAGGACGACGCTGAGGGCCACCTCATCTACCACGTCGGGGACTGGCTACAAGAGCGAT atgAAATTGTAAGCACCTTGGGAGAGGGGACCTTTGGCCGAGTTGTACAATGTGTAGACCATCGCAG GGGTGGGGCTCGGGTTGCCCTGAAGATCATTAAGAATGTGGAAAAGTACAAGGAAGCAGCTCGACTTGAAATCAATGTGCTGGAGAAAATCAATGAGAAGGACCCTGACAATAAGAA CCTCTGTGTCCAGATGTTTGACTGGTTTGACTACCATGGCCACATGTGTATCTCCTTTGAGCTTCTGGGCCTTAGCACCTTCGATTTCCTCAAAGACAACAACTACCTGCCCTATCCCATCCACCAAGTGCGCCACATggccttccagctctgccaggcCGTCAAGT TCCTCCATGACAACAAGCTGACACATACGGACCTCAAGCCTGAAAATATTCTCTTTGTGAATTCAGACTACGAACTCACCTACAACTTAGAGAAG AAGCGAGATGAACGCAGCGTGAAGAGCACAGCCGTGCGCGTGGTAGACTTTGGCAGTGCCACCTTTGACCATGAGCACCATAGTACCATTGTTTCCACTCGCCATTACCGAGCACCAGAGGTCATCCTCG AATTGGGCTGGTCACAGCCATGTGATGTGTGGAGCATAGGCTGCATCATCTTTGAGTACTATGTTGGCTTCACCCTCTTCCAG ACCCATGACAACAGAGAGCATCTAGCCATGATGGAAAGAATCTTGGGTCCTATCCCTTCCCGGATGATCCGAAAGACAAG GAAGCAGAAATACTTTTACCGGGGTCGTCTGGATTGGGATGACAACACATCAGCTGGGCGCTATGTTCGAGAAAACTGCAAACCACTGCGG CGGTATCTGACctcagaggcagaggaacaccACCAGCTCTTCGATCTGATTGAAAGCATGCTAGAGTATGAACCTGCTAAGCGGCTGACCTTGGGTGAAGCCCTTCAGCATCTTTTCTTCAGCCGCCTTCGGGCTGAGCCACCCAACACCAAATTGTGGGACTCCAGTCGGGATATCAGTCGGTGA
- the CLK2 gene encoding dual specificity protein kinase CLK2 isoform X2, whose amino-acid sequence MPHPRRYHSSERGSRGSYHEHYRSRKHKRRRSRSWSSSSDRTRRRGREDSYHVRSRSYDDRSSDRRAYDRRYCGSYRHNGCSRDRGEAYYDTDYRHSYEYHRENSSYRSQRSSRRKHRRRRRRSRTFSRSSSQHSSRRAKSVEDDAEGHLIYHVGDWLQERYEIVSTLGEGTFGRVVQCVDHRRGGARVALKIIKNVEKYKEAARLEINVLEKINEKDPDNKNLCVQMFDWFDYHGHMCISFELLGLSTFDFLKDNNYLPYPIHQVRHMAFQLCQAVKFLHDNKLTHTDLKPENILFVNSDYELTYNLEKKRDERSVKSTAVRVVDFGSATFDHEHHSTIVSTRHYRAPEVILELGWSQPCDVWSIGCIIFEYYVGFTLFQTHDNREHLAMMERILGPIPSRMIRKTRKQKYFYRGRLDWDDNTSAGRYVRENCKPLRRYLTSEAEEHHQLFDLIESMLEYEPAKRLTLGEALQHLFFSRLRAEPPNTKLWDSSRDISR is encoded by the exons aTGCCTCATCCTCGAAGGTACCATTCCTCAGAGCGAGGCAGCCGGGGGAGTTACCACGAACACTATCGGAGCCGAAAGCATAAGAGACGAAGAAGCCGCTCCTGGTCAAGTAGCAGTGACCGGACAAGGCGGCGCGGGCGGGAAGACAGCTACCACGTCCGTTCCCGGAG CTATGATGATCGTTCATCGGACCGGCGGGCGTATGACCGGCGATACTGTGGCAGCTACAGGCACAACGGCTGTAGCCGGGACCGGGGAGAAGCCTATTATGATACAGACTACCGGCATTCCTATGAGTATCATCGGGAAAACAGCAGTTACCGCAGCCAGCGCAGCAGCCGTAGGAAGCACAGGCGGCGGAGGCGGCGCAGCCGGACATTCAGCCGTTCATCTTCG CAACACAGCAGCCGGAGAGCCAAGAGTGTAGAGGACGACGCTGAGGGCCACCTCATCTACCACGTCGGGGACTGGCTACAAGAGCGAT atgAAATTGTAAGCACCTTGGGAGAGGGGACCTTTGGCCGAGTTGTACAATGTGTAGACCATCGCAG GGGTGGGGCTCGGGTTGCCCTGAAGATCATTAAGAATGTGGAAAAGTACAAGGAAGCAGCTCGACTTGAAATCAATGTGCTGGAGAAAATCAATGAGAAGGACCCTGACAATAAGAA CCTCTGTGTCCAGATGTTTGACTGGTTTGACTACCATGGCCACATGTGTATCTCCTTTGAGCTTCTGGGCCTTAGCACCTTCGATTTCCTCAAAGACAACAACTACCTGCCCTATCCCATCCACCAAGTGCGCCACATggccttccagctctgccaggcCGTCAAGT TCCTCCATGACAACAAGCTGACACATACGGACCTCAAGCCTGAAAATATTCTCTTTGTGAATTCAGACTACGAACTCACCTACAACTTAGAGAAG AAGCGAGATGAACGCAGCGTGAAGAGCACAGCCGTGCGCGTGGTAGACTTTGGCAGTGCCACCTTTGACCATGAGCACCATAGTACCATTGTTTCCACTCGCCATTACCGAGCACCAGAGGTCATCCTCG AATTGGGCTGGTCACAGCCATGTGATGTGTGGAGCATAGGCTGCATCATCTTTGAGTACTATGTTGGCTTCACCCTCTTCCAG ACCCATGACAACAGAGAGCATCTAGCCATGATGGAAAGAATCTTGGGTCCTATCCCTTCCCGGATGATCCGAAAGACAAG GAAGCAGAAATACTTTTACCGGGGTCGTCTGGATTGGGATGACAACACATCAGCTGGGCGCTATGTTCGAGAAAACTGCAAACCACTGCGG CGGTATCTGACctcagaggcagaggaacaccACCAGCTCTTCGATCTGATTGAAAGCATGCTAGAGTATGAACCTGCTAAGCGGCTGACCTTGGGTGAAGCCCTTCAGCATCTTTTCTTCAGCCGCCTTCGGGCTGAGCCACCCAACACCAAATTGTGGGACTCCAGTCGGGATATCAGTCGGTGA
- the CLK2 gene encoding dual specificity protein kinase CLK2 isoform X3, whose protein sequence is MLLCPFFFERSSFPTFSPSLSPTLLFFISDEIVSTLGEGTFGRVVQCVDHRRGGARVALKIIKNVEKYKEAARLEINVLEKINEKDPDNKNLCVQMFDWFDYHGHMCISFELLGLSTFDFLKDNNYLPYPIHQVRHMAFQLCQAVKFLHDNKLTHTDLKPENILFVNSDYELTYNLEKKRDERSVKSTAVRVVDFGSATFDHEHHSTIVSTRHYRAPEVILELGWSQPCDVWSIGCIIFEYYVGFTLFQTHDNREHLAMMERILGPIPSRMIRKTRKQKYFYRGRLDWDDNTSAGRYVRENCKPLRRYLTSEAEEHHQLFDLIESMLEYEPAKRLTLGEALQHLFFSRLRAEPPNTKLWDSSRDISR, encoded by the exons AT GTTGCTGTGCCCTTTCTTCTTCGAACGTAGTTCATTCCccaccttctctccctccctctccccgacCCTActctttttcatttcagatgAAATTGTAAGCACCTTGGGAGAGGGGACCTTTGGCCGAGTTGTACAATGTGTAGACCATCGCAG GGGTGGGGCTCGGGTTGCCCTGAAGATCATTAAGAATGTGGAAAAGTACAAGGAAGCAGCTCGACTTGAAATCAATGTGCTGGAGAAAATCAATGAGAAGGACCCTGACAATAAGAA CCTCTGTGTCCAGATGTTTGACTGGTTTGACTACCATGGCCACATGTGTATCTCCTTTGAGCTTCTGGGCCTTAGCACCTTCGATTTCCTCAAAGACAACAACTACCTGCCCTATCCCATCCACCAAGTGCGCCACATggccttccagctctgccaggcCGTCAAGT TCCTCCATGACAACAAGCTGACACATACGGACCTCAAGCCTGAAAATATTCTCTTTGTGAATTCAGACTACGAACTCACCTACAACTTAGAGAAG AAGCGAGATGAACGCAGCGTGAAGAGCACAGCCGTGCGCGTGGTAGACTTTGGCAGTGCCACCTTTGACCATGAGCACCATAGTACCATTGTTTCCACTCGCCATTACCGAGCACCAGAGGTCATCCTCG AATTGGGCTGGTCACAGCCATGTGATGTGTGGAGCATAGGCTGCATCATCTTTGAGTACTATGTTGGCTTCACCCTCTTCCAG ACCCATGACAACAGAGAGCATCTAGCCATGATGGAAAGAATCTTGGGTCCTATCCCTTCCCGGATGATCCGAAAGACAAG GAAGCAGAAATACTTTTACCGGGGTCGTCTGGATTGGGATGACAACACATCAGCTGGGCGCTATGTTCGAGAAAACTGCAAACCACTGCGG CGGTATCTGACctcagaggcagaggaacaccACCAGCTCTTCGATCTGATTGAAAGCATGCTAGAGTATGAACCTGCTAAGCGGCTGACCTTGGGTGAAGCCCTTCAGCATCTTTTCTTCAGCCGCCTTCGGGCTGAGCCACCCAACACCAAATTGTGGGACTCCAGTCGGGATATCAGTCGGTGA
- the SCAMP3 gene encoding secretory carrier-associated membrane protein 3 isoform X1, with the protein MAQNRDGGNPFAEPGELDNPFQDPAVIQHRPSPQYATLDVYNPFEAREPPPSYEPPAPAPLPPPVAPSQSSRKLSPTEPKNYGSYSTQASAAAATAELLKKQEELNRKAEELDRRERELQHAALGGTATRQNNWPPLPSFCPVQPCFFQDISMEIPQEFQKTVSTMFYLWMCSSLALLLNFLACLASFCVETSNGSGFGLSILWILLFTPCSFVCWYRPMYKAFRSDSSFNFFVFFFIFFAQDVLFVLQAIGIPGWGFSGWISALVVLKVNTAVAVLMLLVALFFTGIAVLGIVMLKRIHSLYRRTGASFQKAQQEFAAGVFSNPAVRTAAANAAAGAAENAFRAP; encoded by the exons ATGGCTCAAAACAGAGACGGCGGAAACCCCTTCGCCGAGCCCGGCGAGCTTGACAACCCCTTTCAG GACCCAGCTGTGATCCAGCACCGACCCAGCCCGCAGTATGCCACGCTTGACGTCTACAACCCTTTTGAGGCCCGGGAG CCACCACCATCCTATGagcctcctgctcctgccccattGCCTCCACCCGTGGCTCCCTCACAGTCCTCCAGGAAGCTCAGCCCCACAGAACCCAAAAACTATGGCTCCTACAGCACCCAG GCTTCAGCTGCAGCAGCCACGGCTGAGCTGCTAAAAAAGCAGGAGGAGCTCAACCGGAAGGCAGAGGAGTTGGACCGGAGAGAGCGAGAGCTGCAGCATGCTGCCCTAGGgggcacagcta CTCGGCAGAACAATTGGCCCCCTCTACCTTCTTTTTGCCCAGTTCAGCCCTGCTTTTTCCAGGATATCTCCATGGAGATCCCCCAGGAATTTCAGAAGACAGTATCCACCATGTTCTACCTCTGGATGT GCAGCTCTCTGGCTCTTCTCCTGAATTTCCTCGCCTGCCTGGCCAGCTTCTGTGTGGAGACTAGCAATGGCTCAGGCTTTGGGCTCTCCATCCTCTGGATTCTTCTTTTCACTCCCTGCTCCTTTGTCTGCTGGTATCGCCCCATGTATAAGGCTTTCCG GAGCGACAGTTCATTCAATTTCTTCGtgttcttcttcattttctttgcccAGGATGTACTCTTTGTCCTCCAGGCCATTGGCATCCCAGGTTGGGGGTTCAG TGGCTGGATCTCCGCTCTGGTGGTGCTAAAGGTCAACACAGCTGTAGCTGTGCTCATGCTGCTGGTTGCCCTGTTCTTCACTGGCATCGCTGTGCTGGGAATTGTGATGCTAAAGCGG ATCCACTCCTTGTACCGCCGCACAGGTGCCAGCTTTCAGAAGGCCCAGCAAGAATTTGCTGCTGGTGTCTTCTCCAACCCTGCAGTGCGAACCGCAGCTGCCAATGCAGCCGCTGGGGCTGCTGAAAATGCCTTCCGGGCCCCATGA
- the SCAMP3 gene encoding secretory carrier-associated membrane protein 3 isoform X2: MAQNRDGGNPFAEPGELDNPFQPPPSYEPPAPAPLPPPVAPSQSSRKLSPTEPKNYGSYSTQASAAAATAELLKKQEELNRKAEELDRRERELQHAALGGTATRQNNWPPLPSFCPVQPCFFQDISMEIPQEFQKTVSTMFYLWMCSSLALLLNFLACLASFCVETSNGSGFGLSILWILLFTPCSFVCWYRPMYKAFRSDSSFNFFVFFFIFFAQDVLFVLQAIGIPGWGFSGWISALVVLKVNTAVAVLMLLVALFFTGIAVLGIVMLKRIHSLYRRTGASFQKAQQEFAAGVFSNPAVRTAAANAAAGAAENAFRAP, encoded by the exons ATGGCTCAAAACAGAGACGGCGGAAACCCCTTCGCCGAGCCCGGCGAGCTTGACAACCCCTTTCAG CCACCACCATCCTATGagcctcctgctcctgccccattGCCTCCACCCGTGGCTCCCTCACAGTCCTCCAGGAAGCTCAGCCCCACAGAACCCAAAAACTATGGCTCCTACAGCACCCAG GCTTCAGCTGCAGCAGCCACGGCTGAGCTGCTAAAAAAGCAGGAGGAGCTCAACCGGAAGGCAGAGGAGTTGGACCGGAGAGAGCGAGAGCTGCAGCATGCTGCCCTAGGgggcacagcta CTCGGCAGAACAATTGGCCCCCTCTACCTTCTTTTTGCCCAGTTCAGCCCTGCTTTTTCCAGGATATCTCCATGGAGATCCCCCAGGAATTTCAGAAGACAGTATCCACCATGTTCTACCTCTGGATGT GCAGCTCTCTGGCTCTTCTCCTGAATTTCCTCGCCTGCCTGGCCAGCTTCTGTGTGGAGACTAGCAATGGCTCAGGCTTTGGGCTCTCCATCCTCTGGATTCTTCTTTTCACTCCCTGCTCCTTTGTCTGCTGGTATCGCCCCATGTATAAGGCTTTCCG GAGCGACAGTTCATTCAATTTCTTCGtgttcttcttcattttctttgcccAGGATGTACTCTTTGTCCTCCAGGCCATTGGCATCCCAGGTTGGGGGTTCAG TGGCTGGATCTCCGCTCTGGTGGTGCTAAAGGTCAACACAGCTGTAGCTGTGCTCATGCTGCTGGTTGCCCTGTTCTTCACTGGCATCGCTGTGCTGGGAATTGTGATGCTAAAGCGG ATCCACTCCTTGTACCGCCGCACAGGTGCCAGCTTTCAGAAGGCCCAGCAAGAATTTGCTGCTGGTGTCTTCTCCAACCCTGCAGTGCGAACCGCAGCTGCCAATGCAGCCGCTGGGGCTGCTGAAAATGCCTTCCGGGCCCCATGA